A genomic segment from Mus musculus strain C57BL/6J chromosome 13, GRCm38.p6 C57BL/6J encodes:
- the Hrh2 gene encoding histamine H2 receptor isoform X1, producing the protein MEPNGTVHSCCLDSIALKVTISVVLTTLIFITVAGNVVVCLAVSLNRRLRSLTNCFIVSLAATDLLLGLLVMPFSAIYQLSFKWSFGQVFCNIYTSLDVMLCTASILNLFMISLDRYCAVTDPLRYPVLVTPVRVAISLVFIWVISITLSFLSIHLGWNSRNGTRGGNDTFKCKVQVNEVYGLVDGMVTFYLPLLIMCVTYYRIFKIAREQAKRINHISSWKAATIREHKATVTLAAVMGAFIVCWFPYFTAFVYRGLRGDDAVNEVVEGIVLWLGYANSALNPILYATLNRDFRMAYQQLFHCKLASHNSHKTSLRLNNSLLSRSQSREGRWQEEKPLKLQVWSGTELTHPQGSPVRTRLSHSSCLLSLSLLSFIWKLGTWIHHRRPFQPSLHISA; encoded by the exons ATGGAGCCCAATGGCACGGTTCATTCCTGCTGTTTGGACTCTATTGCATTGAAAGTCACCATCAGTGTGGTCCTCACCACCCTCATCTTCATCACTGTTGCTGGCAATGTGGTCGTCTGCCTGGCTGTCAGCTTGAATCGTCGGCTCCGCAGTCTGACCAATTGCTTCATTGTGTCCCTGGCAGCCACTGACCTGCTTCTTGGCCTCCTGGTGATGCCCTTCTCTGCCATTTACCAGTTGTCCTTCAAGTGGAGCTTTGGCCAGGTCTTCTGCAACATCTACACCAGCCTGGATGTGATGCTCTGCACAGCTTCCATCCTCAACCTCTTCATGATCAGCTTGGACCGCTACTGCGCTGTCACGGACCCACTGCGGTACCCCGTGTTGGTCACCCCTGTTCGCGTTGCCATCTCTTTGGTCTTTATTTGGGTCATTTCCAtcaccctctccttcctctctattCACCTAGGATGGAACAGCAGAAATGGGACCAGAGGGGGCAATGACACCTTCAAGTGCAAAGTGCAGGTCAACGAGGTATATGGACTGGTGGATGGGATGGTCACCTTCTACCTGCCTCTTCTCATCATGTGTGTCACCTACTACAGAATCTTTAAGATCGCCAGGGAGCAAGCCAAGAGGATCAACCACATCAGCTCCTGGAAGGCAGCCACCATCAGAGAACACAAAGCCACCGTGACCCTGGCTGCCGTCATGGGAGCATTCATCGTCTGCTGGTTTCCTTACTTCACTGCCTTCGTTTACCGTGGACTGAGAGGGGATGACGCTGTGAACGAGGTGGTCGAGGGTATCGTCCTATGGTTGGGTTATGCCAATTCAGCCCTGAACCCCATCCTGTACGCCACCCTCAACAGAGACTTCCGCATGGCGTACCAACAGCTCTTCCACTGCAAGCTTGCAAGCCACAACTCTCACAAAACTTCCCTGAGGTTGAACAACTCTCTGCTGTCCAGGAGCCAAAGCCGAGAAGGTAGATGGCAGGAGGAGAAGCCCCTGAAGCTTCAGGTGTGGAGTGGGACAGAACTCACACACCCCCAGGGAAGCCCAGTCAG GACACGACTGAGTCACTCAAGTTGTCTCCTGAGCCTGAGCCTCCTGTCCTTCATCTGGAAGCTGGGAACTTGGATTCATCACAGGAGACCCTTCCAACCATCACTACATATCAGTGCTTAA
- the Hrh2 gene encoding histamine H2 receptor isoform X2, whose product MEPNGTVHSCCLDSIALKVTISVVLTTLIFITVAGNVVVCLAVSLNRRLRSLTNCFIVSLAATDLLLGLLVMPFSAIYQLSFKWSFGQVFCNIYTSLDVMLCTASILNLFMISLDRYCAVTDPLRYPVLVTPVRVAISLVFIWVISITLSFLSIHLGWNSRNGTRGGNDTFKCKVQVNEVYGLVDGMVTFYLPLLIMCVTYYRIFKIAREQAKRINHISSWKAATIREHKATVTLAAVMGAFIVCWFPYFTAFVYRGLRGDDAVNEVVEGIVLWLGYANSALNPILYATLNRDFRMAYQQLFHCKLASHNSHKTSLRLNNSLLSRSQSREGRWQEEKPLKLQVWSGTELTHPQGSPVREQTDHDFTDEGKP is encoded by the exons ATGGAGCCCAATGGCACGGTTCATTCCTGCTGTTTGGACTCTATTGCATTGAAAGTCACCATCAGTGTGGTCCTCACCACCCTCATCTTCATCACTGTTGCTGGCAATGTGGTCGTCTGCCTGGCTGTCAGCTTGAATCGTCGGCTCCGCAGTCTGACCAATTGCTTCATTGTGTCCCTGGCAGCCACTGACCTGCTTCTTGGCCTCCTGGTGATGCCCTTCTCTGCCATTTACCAGTTGTCCTTCAAGTGGAGCTTTGGCCAGGTCTTCTGCAACATCTACACCAGCCTGGATGTGATGCTCTGCACAGCTTCCATCCTCAACCTCTTCATGATCAGCTTGGACCGCTACTGCGCTGTCACGGACCCACTGCGGTACCCCGTGTTGGTCACCCCTGTTCGCGTTGCCATCTCTTTGGTCTTTATTTGGGTCATTTCCAtcaccctctccttcctctctattCACCTAGGATGGAACAGCAGAAATGGGACCAGAGGGGGCAATGACACCTTCAAGTGCAAAGTGCAGGTCAACGAGGTATATGGACTGGTGGATGGGATGGTCACCTTCTACCTGCCTCTTCTCATCATGTGTGTCACCTACTACAGAATCTTTAAGATCGCCAGGGAGCAAGCCAAGAGGATCAACCACATCAGCTCCTGGAAGGCAGCCACCATCAGAGAACACAAAGCCACCGTGACCCTGGCTGCCGTCATGGGAGCATTCATCGTCTGCTGGTTTCCTTACTTCACTGCCTTCGTTTACCGTGGACTGAGAGGGGATGACGCTGTGAACGAGGTGGTCGAGGGTATCGTCCTATGGTTGGGTTATGCCAATTCAGCCCTGAACCCCATCCTGTACGCCACCCTCAACAGAGACTTCCGCATGGCGTACCAACAGCTCTTCCACTGCAAGCTTGCAAGCCACAACTCTCACAAAACTTCCCTGAGGTTGAACAACTCTCTGCTGTCCAGGAGCCAAAGCCGAGAAGGTAGATGGCAGGAGGAGAAGCCCCTGAAGCTTCAGGTGTGGAGTGGGACAGAACTCACACACCCCCAGGGAAGCCCAGTCAG GGAGCAGACAGACCACGATTTCACAGATGAAGGAAAACCTTAA
- the Hrh2 gene encoding histamine H2 receptor isoform X3, whose amino-acid sequence MVTFYLPLLIMCVTYYRIFKIAREQAKRINHISSWKAATIREHKATVTLAAVMGAFIVCWFPYFTAFVYRGLRGDDAVNEVVEGIVLWLGYANSALNPILYATLNRDFRMAYQQLFHCKLASHNSHKTSLRLNNSLLSRSQSREGRWQEEKPLKLQVWSGTELTHPQGSPVRTRLSHSSCLLSLSLLSFIWKLGTWIHHRRPFQPSLHISA is encoded by the exons ATGGTCACCTTCTACCTGCCTCTTCTCATCATGTGTGTCACCTACTACAGAATCTTTAAGATCGCCAGGGAGCAAGCCAAGAGGATCAACCACATCAGCTCCTGGAAGGCAGCCACCATCAGAGAACACAAAGCCACCGTGACCCTGGCTGCCGTCATGGGAGCATTCATCGTCTGCTGGTTTCCTTACTTCACTGCCTTCGTTTACCGTGGACTGAGAGGGGATGACGCTGTGAACGAGGTGGTCGAGGGTATCGTCCTATGGTTGGGTTATGCCAATTCAGCCCTGAACCCCATCCTGTACGCCACCCTCAACAGAGACTTCCGCATGGCGTACCAACAGCTCTTCCACTGCAAGCTTGCAAGCCACAACTCTCACAAAACTTCCCTGAGGTTGAACAACTCTCTGCTGTCCAGGAGCCAAAGCCGAGAAGGTAGATGGCAGGAGGAGAAGCCCCTGAAGCTTCAGGTGTGGAGTGGGACAGAACTCACACACCCCCAGGGAAGCCCAGTCAG GACACGACTGAGTCACTCAAGTTGTCTCCTGAGCCTGAGCCTCCTGTCCTTCATCTGGAAGCTGGGAACTTGGATTCATCACAGGAGACCCTTCCAACCATCACTACATATCAGTGCTTAA